The DNA window CCTCGAAGGCGCCGAGCAGGAACTGGAGGTTGTTGCCGACGTACTGGATCGGCGTGTTGATCTCGTGGGCGACGCCCGAGGCCAGCTGCCCGATCGACTCGAGCTTCTGGGCGTGGCGCAACTCGGCTTCGAGGCGGCGCCGGTCGGTCACGTCGCGGATGTGCAGCACGAGGCCGGCGACCGTCGGGTCTTTGCGTAGATCGACGACCAGCACGTCGACGCCCCGCCAGGTGTGGTCGGCGTGACGCATGCGGCATTCGACGCTCTGGCGCACTGCCAGCGCCGCCGCCACGTGCTCGCGCTCGTCCGGGTGCACGAGGTCCATCACGTCGGTGCCTTCGAGGTCCGCTTCGTCCATACCGAGCACGCAGCGCGACGCCGGGCTCACGAAACTGATGTTCCCCGCCTCGTCGACGACGAGGGTCATGTCGCTCGAGTTCTCCACGAGCGAGCGAAAGCGCGCCGCGTTGGCGACCAATTCCGCCTCGCGGTCGCGAAGGGCGCGCTCGAGCGCGTCGATTTCGTCGTTGTCACGCGTACGCGAAGAACGACGAAGCACGCGGGTCCATCGGTTGCGTCAAAGGCGCCATTTAGGACAGGTCGCGAATGGCAGTGCGATGGTATTCTGATGGTATGCGCACTACCATCGACAGCGCCGGCCGGGTGGTGATCCCGAAACCGATCCGCGACGCCCTCGGCCTCGTCGGCGGTACCGAGGTCGACATCGTCCTCGACGGAGTGTCGATCCGCATCGACGGCCGCGAGCCCGAAGGTCCCGGGTTGGTCGAGCGCGACGGATTCCTCGTCATCCCGCAACGACCCGACTCGATCGAGCTGACGGTGGCCGACGTTCGTCGCATGCGGATGCAGGGTTACGGATTGTCCGACGAGGACTAGGTGTACGCCGCTGACACCAGCGTCGCGGTGCCGTTCGTACACGCCGCGCACGGCGCGCATCCACAGGCGCGTACCGCGGTGACGCGCGCGCGGCCCGCCTTGGCGGGCCATGCGGCGTTCGAGACGTTTTCGGTGCTCACCCGGCTGCCGTTGCCCGATCGCCTCTCGCCCGCTGAGGCGCGTCGGGCGATCGACGAGAACTTCGGCGAGCCGTCATGGCTCACCGTGCACGGGACGGCGCGGGTGTGGGCTTTGCTTCGCGAAGGGCGGCTTGCAGGCGGCGCCGTTTACGACGCGCTCGTGGCACAAGCCGCCTTCGACCACGAGCGCACGTTGCTGACGCTGGACCGTCGGGCGGCGCGGACCTACGAAGTTGTCGGGGTCGAGTTCGAGTTACTGAGCTGAACGACGGACGCGCCGGCCAGATCAGGCCGTCTCGGCCTCCGCCGCGGCGCGGTCGGCGCTGACGGCATCGAGCAGTTCGTACTCGATCGACGTGTCGGCCCAGCTCTCGAACTGCGTCAGGCCGATGTTGTCGAACTTGGCGCGCAGCCAGCCGCTGTTGGCGTCGAGCAGGCCGAGCTTCGACAGGTTCGGCACGATCTTGGAAAACAGCATCTGCTGGAACGGGTCGTCGTTCTTGGTCATCCCCGCCGGGCGCATGACCGACAGCGCCACCTTGGGATCGACGCCCATGCGCTCCCACACCTCACCGGCCACGAGCCGGTCGCGCAAGCGCACGGCCGCCTCGTAGGCGAACTCCTGGCGCTCGCCGAGTTCCTTGTCGGTGAGGCCTTCGTAGAACTCCTTGAGCGACAGCACGCCGAAGGCGACGTGGCGCGCCTCGTCGGACATCACGTAGCGCAGCAGCTTCTGGAGCAGCGGCTCGGGGGTGACGGCCTGCACGAGACCGAACGCCGCGAGGGCGAGGCCCTCGACCATGATCTGCATCCCGAGGTAGGTGAAGTCCCAGCGTTCGTCGCTGATGATGTCGTCGAGCAGCATCCCGAGGTGCGGGTTGAGCGGGAAGTGGCCGTTCAGCTTCTCGTCGAGGTAGCGGGCGAAGACTTCGACGTGGCGGGCCTCGTCCATCACCTGGGTCGCGGCGTAGTACTTGGCGTCGATCCACGGGACGGTCTCGACGATCTTGGCGGTGCAGATCAGCGCGCCCTGCTCACCGTGCATGAACTGGCTGAGCATGAAGTTCTGCTGGTGGATGGCCAGCTCCTGCCATTCCTTGTCCGACCACTTGGCCATCGGCGTGCCGGTGAGGTCGATCCCCATGGCGGCGAGCATCTCGGGGTTGGCGTCGGGCGACATGGCCGCCAACTTCTCCTGGTCGACGTCCTGGCTCCAGTCGAGGTCGGTCGAGCCGTTCCACTGCGCCGTCTTGGCCTTCTCGTACAGCTTCGACAGGGGCAGACGCGAACGCTCGTAGTCCCACGTGAAGATGGTGTCGGCGTTGGCCTCGACGGTGCGGATCGTCGCTTCCCAGTCGGGCTTCTGGTCGAGGATCCAGTCGAGATCGTCCTGCTCGTCGCGGCCGAGGATGTCAGCGTCGGTTGCCATCCCTAAAACCTACACTGTGTCGGTTTATTGGTCAACGGGCGAACGTTGCAACGTCTCTGAATGGTCAAGGGGCTGGAAGCGGGCCTTGAGGGCGAGGATGCGGCGCTCGATCAGCAGGTACGACGCGGCGGCGATGGCGATCGACACCGTCTCCTGAAGCACCACCTCGACGCCGTTGGGGAGGCGGGCGATGCGCGTCGAGTGGAGCAGCGCGTTCGTCGCGGGATGGAACAGGTACACGCCGTAGGAGATCCGGCCGAGGGCGGCGAGCGGCTTCCACGACAGCACCTGGTTGATGCCGCTCTTCTGGTCGGCCAGCGCCGCGAACCCGACGAGGACGGCGGTGGCGACGAGGAACAAGCTCAGCCCGCCCATGCCCTCGAACGTCGTGTGGAACGGCAACACGAGCGTGAAGCCGAACACGACGAGGAGGGCGGCGGCACCGAGCGCCGGTGACTGCAAGCGGGCCCGCAGCGCGCCGGTGTCGATGCGGTCGAGGAACACCGCCAGCAGGCTGCCGAGGAAGAGGCCGTCGAAGCGCCACACCGGTTGGTAGAGGTTGCTGACGTTCGCGGCGGTGAGGACGGCGCGGAACACGCCGATGGCCACGACGGCGATCACGAGGCCGGCGGCGATGCGGCGGGCGCCCGGGTCGCGGCGCAGCGCCCGCTTCAGCACCGGCGGCCAGCACAGGTAGAACTGCTCTTCGAGCGCCAGGGTCCAGGTGTGGCCGAACAGGCCCTCCTGCTTGGCGTTGGCCGCCACCGCCCAGTTCCCGACGTAGAAGATGACCGGGATCACCGCGATGAACGCCGAGCGTCCTTCGGCGTTGTGGCCGACCACCACCACCACAAACGCCGTGTAGCCGATCAGCAGGACGAGACCAGGCAGCAGGCGCAGGGCGCGGCGCATGTAGAACTTTTTGAGCGACACGGTGCCCGTCTTGGCGTACTCGGCGAGCAGCAGGCCCGTGATCAGGTAGCCGGAGAGCACGAAGAAGACGTCGACGCCGTAGCGGCCGCCGGGATAGAGCCCGGGCACGAAGTTCTTCGAGCCGCTGTGGAACATGAGCACGGCCACGACCGCGAGGGCGCGCAGCCCGTCGAGCGCGGGGCGATAGCGCGCCCGTTCTCGTGCTTGCTCCGCCCCGTCTTGTGCCTCCGCGATGCGGTGAGGTTACCGTTGGTGCGCGTGACGGGCGAGCGACGCGTAGGCCGACCCCGCGGGCCCCGTGTCGACCCGGCCGAGCGGCGCGATCAGCTGCTCGACGCCTGCGTCGTGGCCATTCGCAAACACGGCCCCGACGTGTCCATGTCGGAGCTGGCTGAAGAAGCCGGCGTCAGCCGCCCGATCCTCTATGACCACTTCGGCGACCGCACCGGTATCGCCAACGCGCTGGTCGACCGTTTCGCCACCGCGCTGGTGCCCTCGATCGGCGAAGTGTTCGTACCCGACGTGCCGCTGCGCGAAGCCGTGGCCAAGGGCATCAACATCTTCTGCTCGTTCGTGGAGAAGGAACCCGAGGTGTTCCGCTTCCTGCTCGAAGCCGGCGGCCCGCCC is part of the Acidimicrobiales bacterium genome and encodes:
- a CDS encoding AbrB/MazE/SpoVT family DNA-binding domain-containing protein; this translates as MRTTIDSAGRVVIPKPIRDALGLVGGTEVDIVLDGVSIRIDGREPEGPGLVERDGFLVIPQRPDSIELTVADVRRMRMQGYGLSDED
- a CDS encoding PIN domain-containing protein; translated protein: MYAADTSVAVPFVHAAHGAHPQARTAVTRARPALAGHAAFETFSVLTRLPLPDRLSPAEARRAIDENFGEPSWLTVHGTARVWALLREGRLAGGAVYDALVAQAAFDHERTLLTLDRRAARTYEVVGVEFELLS
- a CDS encoding ferritin-like domain-containing protein, producing MATDADILGRDEQDDLDWILDQKPDWEATIRTVEANADTIFTWDYERSRLPLSKLYEKAKTAQWNGSTDLDWSQDVDQEKLAAMSPDANPEMLAAMGIDLTGTPMAKWSDKEWQELAIHQQNFMLSQFMHGEQGALICTAKIVETVPWIDAKYYAATQVMDEARHVEVFARYLDEKLNGHFPLNPHLGMLLDDIISDERWDFTYLGMQIMVEGLALAAFGLVQAVTPEPLLQKLLRYVMSDEARHVAFGVLSLKEFYEGLTDKELGERQEFAYEAAVRLRDRLVAGEVWERMGVDPKVALSVMRPAGMTKNDDPFQQMLFSKIVPNLSKLGLLDANSGWLRAKFDNIGLTQFESWADTSIEYELLDAVSADRAAAEAETA
- a CDS encoding acyltransferase; this encodes MAEAQDGAEQARERARYRPALDGLRALAVVAVLMFHSGSKNFVPGLYPGGRYGVDVFFVLSGYLITGLLLAEYAKTGTVSLKKFYMRRALRLLPGLVLLIGYTAFVVVVVGHNAEGRSAFIAVIPVIFYVGNWAVAANAKQEGLFGHTWTLALEEQFYLCWPPVLKRALRRDPGARRIAAGLVIAVVAIGVFRAVLTAANVSNLYQPVWRFDGLFLGSLLAVFLDRIDTGALRARLQSPALGAAALLVVFGFTLVLPFHTTFEGMGGLSLFLVATAVLVGFAALADQKSGINQVLSWKPLAALGRISYGVYLFHPATNALLHSTRIARLPNGVEVVLQETVSIAIAAASYLLIERRILALKARFQPLDHSETLQRSPVDQ
- a CDS encoding TetR/AcrR family transcriptional regulator, with amino-acid sequence MTGERRVGRPRGPRVDPAERRDQLLDACVVAIRKHGPDVSMSELAEEAGVSRPILYDHFGDRTGIANALVDRFATALVPSIGEVFVPDVPLREAVAKGINIFCSFVEKEPEVFRFLLEAGGPPDPGTMNSALGEMFASSFSASLFAVGRDPAMGDVWGHALPGAVFAAVEWWSSTRTMPRKTLVGHLTSLVADAFEAAGVTRLAPPS